The DNA window TTCTGGTCGATGTGGAACATCACCGGCAGCCCGACCTTCTCGCAGGCTTCGTAAAGAAGCAGGTTCTTCGGATCGTCGAACATTAGGTCGCGGCCGTAGTGCTCACCGAAGGCGATGGCACCATCGGAGATCTCGCGCTTCAGGATGGCGACCGCCTCGTCGACCGTTCCGACCTCACCCGGGTCGATGATGCACATGCGATCGATCCTGCCTTTGTATTTGGCGTAGTTGGCGAGCATCGCGCTCCGTTCTTCCTCGGTCCATGCACGCGACCCCTTGTGGTTGAGCGGACTGACGACGCAGCGCTCAACGTTGCGCTCGTCCATCCACTTCGCGACCGCGTCCAGTCCGCCTTCATTGACCGCCATCGCATGGACGTGGGTGTCGATGAACTTCACGTCTTCGGGCGGTTTGGCGGCGGCCGGCTGCTCGGCCAGCAGCTTCAGCATTTGCTCGGCGTAACGCTCGCCGAGGAGCAGCTGGCTTTTGGTGTCGAAGTGCCAGCGGTCGGTGGCTTTTAAGCCCTCGGAACTGGCGAAGGCGGTCGCGTGGCAGACTTCCGGCAGCTTGGCGATCTGGTCGTTGATCGCGGGCACGTTGTTGATCTGGCCGGCGACGAAGGGCAGGTCGGTGTCGCCGAAGTCGTTGCGCACGTTGCCGACCAGCGTTTTCAGTTTGTCGAGGTAGCCGTCAGGCCGTTCGCTGTTGCTTTCGCCCTGGTGCCAGAGCACGCCCTTCAGCGTGCCGCTTTTCATGGCGACCTTCATCCGTTTGCGGGCGGCCCAGTAGAGGTCGGGTTTCTCGCCGACCCATGACTCGATCTTCGAACCGCCGCGGGCATTGACGATCAGGCCAATTTTGAGATTTGGATCCTCTTCCAGCATCTTCAGGACGAACCCGTAGCCCGGCCCCAACTTTTGCATCCCGGCTCCCTTGCCGGTCGTCGAGTAACGGTTGAGCGGATTGCGGGCGGGCTCCCACTCGTTCTTCTCATTGAGCAGGAAACAGCGGTCGATGACTCCCGCGGCGTCGTCCGGAATCTTGGCACGGCCGGCCATGTTCGACTGGCCGATCAGCAGAAAGAGCTGGAGGTCATCTGGCGGACCTCCGGGTTCGTCGACGCACAATTCACACGCGAGCCCCGGGATTGCAAAAGCGACGAGCAGGAAGACGGACAGGTGGTGGAGGAGGTGGATGGGCTGGAGCATGGGAGGAGCAAATGCGCCGCCCGTGGAGCGGCATGTGGTTCGAACGGCTTTAGCCAGCGGATGGTATGAAATCAATCCGCCAGTCGTGGAGGTGTCACGGCAACTGCCGGACCCCGGCACGGAGGAAGATGCGACCCACCGGCTCACTGGTCGTCGCGGTCACGGTGGAAGTGTCCCCAATCGTGGCCACGGAGAAGGTCAGCGTCGGTCCTCCCGGTGGTCCGGCCACGCCGTCTCCGGGGAACCAATCGGTCAGGTTCGGTGACCATTCGTAGAATCCGGTCACGTCGGCCGGACGGGTCGGATTCAACGGGTGGGTAAAGATGGTAACGGTACCATCCGTCGTGAGATTCGCCAGCCCGGAGCTGAAGTCGCCCGGATTCGTGCCGAACCATGCTTCCAGCCCGTTTGCCAGACGGTCTCTATCCGGATCGTCGGTGAAGTCCTGCTCGCCCACATCGAGGGCAAATGCCGGATCGGTGATATAGCTGAGGAAGTTTTCGACCGGGCCGCCGATCACCATGCCCGGGTTGTCGTGCAGGAAGCTGATCTGGGTCGAATCGAGGACCACGTCGTAGAGTTGGAAGTCATCGATGTAGCCGTTGGGCACCCGGGTGTTGGAACCGACGGTCAGGATGCTGTCTCCGAAGGCGATCGGGCCGGTGCCGGTCGCGATGTCGAGCGTGCTGGTGCTCGGATTGAGATCGGTCGGGTCGCCGTCGACATACCATGCGATGTCACCGAAGGTAGCGTCATCCGGAACCGTGACGGCCACGAAGTGCCAGTCGCCGTCGTCGATCGTCGGATTGGTGTTCTGCCCTAGGCCCTGGACCTCCACGCGGAGCTGTGTGTTGGACGCTCCTTGCTCCTTGATGTCGAAACGCGTGCCGTTGGCGGAGTTGTCGCCGAAGGAAACGAAGGTGCCGTCGCCTTCATCGACGTTCGGAGTCCTCGCCCGCCACCAGAATGTCACCGTGCGGGCGTCGCCCGCCCACGCGAAGCTGTTGCTGGTCACCGCCCCGTCTCCCGGGCCAGTGGTGACTCCGGATCCGAGAATTTCCAACGCCCCGCTGCCGGCCATGGGCAAACCCGGATTGCTGTTGATCTGCACTCGGTTGCCGAGCGTGGCGAAGGCTGAACCGATGGTGTCAGGTGTGGTGCCAGCGCTCTCGGTGTCGAAGGTGTAGTGGGAGAGCAACGACGCGGATGCGCCGGTATCGACCGCGGTGGAGAAATGCCAAGCCAAGGATCCCCCGGTGCCGGCGAACGCGTTGCCGGCCAGGTCTTCGATGGCACCTTCCGGAACTTCCACATAATAGCTGGTTCCGTTGGCCAATGGAGAGGGTGGGTCGATGGTGACGACCGCACCGCTGATGCTGACAGCCGCGGAGGAAACGTCGATGGAAGCGACGACCTGGTTTCCGGTCGCTTCCTTGATTACAAGGTCGCCTGATCCCTTCATGACAGGCTCGTTGAAAGTAGCGACGAGGTCGGAGGCTACGGCGATGCTCGTACTTCCGGTTGGAGGACTCAGGGAGTCGAGCTCCGGCGTTGTGGTGTCGGGCGAGAGCGGAACGGTTTGGAGTGTGAGGATCTTCCGGCTGTCGTCCTGGTCGGCGACCGACACTCCGTCGAGCTGGCCGTCCCCGTTGCTGCCGGTCCCGATCACCGATCCGTCCGCGAGCTCCACCAGGGAGAAGTGATAGCCGCAACGGATGCCGACCGGCGTTCCCGTGATTCCCGCTAGGGCCTGGGGAGAGGAGAACTTCACGGCCGAGACATTCCCGCCACCGCACTGGCCTTCGAAGTTCCGGCCCCAGACCGACACCTGGGTCGCGGCTCGGACGGCTGAATGATGGTAGCCTGCCGCGACCTCGGAAACACCGCTCAGACCCGGGACCGGCGTGAAGCCGGAGACCGGATCGGTGTGTCCGAGCCCGAGTTGCCCGAAAGAGTTGTCGCCGGCCGCGCTTACCGAGCCTCCCGAAAGAAGGACCAACGCGTGTTGCCCGCCCGCGGCCACAGCTTCGGCGGTCGTGATGCCGGCGACCTGCGTCGGGCTTGTCCGGTCGGCGGTGTCGCCCAGTCCGAGCTGGCCGTGCCGGTTGCGGCCCCAGGCCCAAAGTGTGTGGTCGAACCGGACCGCCAGTGTGAATCCGTCGCCGGCCGCCATGGTAGAAACCCCGGTGAGCACCAGAGCCGGAGCCGTCACGTCGAGCCGGCCGCCATTGCCGACCTGACCGCTGCCATTGTGACCCCACGCGAACAAGTCACCGGTGTCGGCATCGAGCGCCAGATAGTGCCGGTGTCCGGCAGCGATCTCATCGATACCGCCGAGTCCGGCAATCTGGATCGGGGTCGAAACAGGATCGGGGGTGCCGTGGGGGGTGGTGTGCTGGAGCGTGCTCTCGCCGAGAAACCACACGGTGCCGTCCGACTTCAGAGCGAGGGTGCTGAAGCCGCCAGCCGACACCGCGGTGATGTCGGACAGGCCGGCGACCGTAGCCGGTGAGCCGGCGGGTGCGGTGCCGAGCTGGCCGTAGGTGCCGTCGCCGAGACCGACCACCGAGCCGTCCGATACACGGACGGCATGGTAGCCTCCCGCCGACATTTCTACGGCCGAAGCCGTAGCTCCGGTGAAAGTGAGGTAGAGCAGCAATTGCCTCGCCGTCATCCTACTGGGCCTCGGTCTTGAGTTGGGAAGTCAGCGCGTCGAGCTCGGTGACGACCGAGGCGTAGCGGGGGTCGTCGGCGAGGTTGGTCCGCTGGTAGGGATCCAGAGTGACGTCGTAGAGCTGTTGAACGTTGCCGTTGTTCGGGTAGCGGGTGTAGCAGAACGAACCTGTCCGCACCCCTTCGTTGAGGAAGACCCCGCCGCCGACCGCCGGGTGCTCGTGGAAATAGGCGGTGCGCCAGTCCGACGGCGGGCTGCCATCGACGATTTCCTTCATCGACCGTCCCTGCATCACGGCCGGCGGTGCGACTCCGGCGTAGTCGAGGATGGTCGCGGGAATGTCGATATTGAGGACCATCTCGGAAACCCGCTTGCCCTTCTGGTCCGCGGACAGGCGGGGGTCGACGACGATCATCGGCACCCGGATCGACTCTTCCTGGATGTACCACTTTCCCGCCTGCTGCCGCTCGCCGAGGAAGAACCCGTGGTCGGAGCTGAGGATCACGATCGTGTTGGAAACCAGGCTGTCGGCCGGATCGCCGTTGTCATCGGGATCATCGAGGGCGGCAAGGATCCGGCCGATCTGGACATCGACGCCATGGATCAGCCGGTGGTGCTTCCTGATATTGTCCTGATGCTTCTGTTCGGTGCCGAATCGGTGGTCCCAGCGCCTCGTTCCCTCGGCCGACGAGGCCTTGAAGAAGGAAGGCAGGTCATCGAACTGGGCTTGCGTGTCGGTCTTGGCATGGGCGATCAGGTCGCCGGAGTAGAGAGAGTCGTAGACGGGGTCGGGAAGGAAGTCGCCGCCGCTGGAGTTATCCTGCACGTGGGGTTCCTTCCAACTGATCTGCAGGCAGAAAGGCGCGGCGGTCGGGTTCTTCGCCGGATCGACGGTGTCGCCAATGAACTCGATGGCAAGGTCGCCGACGAACTCGGAGATGTGCCGCCCGTTCGCGGACTCACCGTCGATCGTCTGATTGAAGTAGTTTCCCTGCCCGTTCCACCCCTTGTCGAAGTCATAGGTGCCGTAGAGCCCGGTGAAGCCGTTGCCGAGGCCGTGCTTGCCGATGAAGCCCATGTAGTATCCGGCGTCGTCGAGCCGGTCGGGGTAGCTGTCCTGCCATTGCGCGGCTGACAGGTTGGTGCCGAAAGACGAAATGCCGTGTCGCGCCATGTGCTGCCCGGAGAAGACGGAGGCGCGGCTCACCATGCAGATCGCGGTGGTGACGAAGGCGTTTTCGAACACCGTCCCCTGCGCCGCGAGGGTGTCCATGTTCGGCGTGGTGATGACGTCGTTTCCCGTGAACCCAGCCGCGTCCCAGCGCATGTCATCGAGGAAGAAGAACAGGATGTTCGGTGAGGCAGCGGTCTCGGGCGGGAAGGCGGACGCAAGTAGCGCGACAGCCACGGCCGCGAGCCGCGTGAGGCGGGAGGGTTGTGGGTTCATTTCGTCGGGATGGGCTGCCGGGATGAACGAGAGGCGGACGCCCGGGTGTTCCGGGGTCATCGATGCAGCGGCGATGCTATCCAGCTGTCCCGCCACCCGGGAAGCGCCATTCGAGTCGATCAGTCCAGCTCGGCTCCCCGGCGGGCGAAGAAACTGGCGCAATTCTGGGCTGACATGGCCTGAAGGTCCGCTAGGCTTTCTCAACATGGCCCTTTCTTCCGAATGGTCAGGGAATGCCCTCCCTCTGGTCTCTCCGCTGCCGGTCTCAGCACCGGAACGGGAGATCGTTTCGGCAAGAGCGGAGCGGGCATCGCGCTTTTCCCAGCATCTGCTCGCGTGCCGGTCGTCGTTGAGGGCCTACCTGATGACCATCGTCAAAGGTCGCGAAGCGGTCGAAGACTGCCTCCAGGAAACGGCCTTGGTCGTGTGGGAGAAGTTCGATCCCAACTGGAATGAGGAGGACTTCCGTCGGTTCTCGTTCCGCTGCGCCCGCTACAAGGCACTCAACTGGATCAAGAAGCACGAATCCCGCGGCATGGTTTTCATGGACCCGGAAGTGGCCCGCCGTGTCTGCGAGCGGGTGGAAAGCCTGAGTATTCAGGAACGGAGGTCGGACGGCCGGGTGGAGGCGATCGAGGCGTGCATCGAGGGCATGCCCCAACGCCAGCGGGCGCTTCTGGATGCCCGCTACGCCTCAAGCGGGTGTGAGGATCTGGCGCGGTTTGCCGATGAAACCGGGACTACGATGGCGGCGCTTTACAAGCAGTTGGAGCGCCTGCGGACCGCGCTCCGGAAGTGCGTCCAGACCAGGCTCGGGCAGCATGAATGAGCTGATTCCGGGCGAGCAGGAACCGGAACTGCGGCGCTTGGTGGACGGACTGCTGGACGACACGCTGAGCCCCGGTGACCGGGAACGCCTTGAGGAGCGCCTCCGTCGCGACAAGTCAGCCGTCGACTACTGCGCTGAACGCCTTCGTTTCCATGTCGAGCTTGAGGAGGCCTGCGATCCGGTGCGCCTGGAACTCAGCCAGCACCGACACCTTCTGATCGAGGGTCGTGGAGAAGGTCGCCGAGTGGTGATCGGGGAAACCCATGTGGCGCGCTTGGGCAACCGCCACTCCGAGATGGTGCTGCCGCTTGAGCAGTCCGAATCGAAACGTTCGGCACGTCGCGGTCCCGCACTCGGTATCGCGCTGGCGGTCGGTTTCGCGGCGGTGATCGCGCTGCTGCTCCTGAAGCCATGGGAGCACGCCCGAACCATCGTCATGCAGTCCGGGGGACCGGACGGACCGCTTTGGGTACGCAAGCCTTCGGGTCCGGACGAAATGCGCTTCTGGATGCGCAACATGGTGTGGAATCACCATTACTCCATCGAGGAAATCGAGGCTGCGACCGGCATGGCCGGGGATGAGATCCGCAGCACCCTTTCGTCGCTGGAAATCTTCGAAGCCAATGCCCCGGAACGCTGGTCTGGTCTGAGAATTGCGCCCTATCCCGGCGGACGCCACCCGAGGACCGGTTACAAGGCGGCGGCGATCAACCCGCAACGGGAAACGAAGGTGAGCGTGTTCGCGCCTTGGGATCGGAGGAGCTACGCGGTTGTCGATCTCCCGGAGGCGCTCCACGATCCGGGCGGATACTACTACCTCGCCCATACCGATGTGCCGACGGTGTGGACGAAGATGAATGTCCACCTCAAGCCGCTCGAGTGGACCCGCGATCCGGACGGAAGCCTGTCTTATCGCCGCGAGCTTCCCAACAAGCTCGCCTTCGGCGCGAAGGTGCGCGTCGAGGATGAGGCCGTTCGAATGAGTCTCAGCGTGACCAACGGAACTCTTGAGAAAATCTCCAAGCTCCGCGGGCAGGTGTGCGTCCTGCTGGCACGCCTGGATGGATTCAACGGGCAGACGAATGCCAACAAGGTGACCAAGAACGGCTATGTGGCGTGCCACGACGAAAGCCGCAAACGTTGGATCATCACCGCTTGGGAGCCGACGGATCGCTTCAACGCCATCCAACATTGTCCCTGCATGCACGCCGATCCCGGTTTCCCCGACATCGCTCCGGGGGAAACGGTATCGGTGACGGGCTGGCTGTCATTTTTCGAGGGCGAGGACCTCGATGCCGAACTCGCCCGAATCGAGGAGACGGGCTGGCGAGGCACGTCGAACTGACCGGAAAATCAGGGCTTCGGAGCTATGTGGTTAAGATGGCCATATCATCGATCGTGGCCTGTCTGAGGCCGATCCCTGAGGCGCTCGGTCCACATACGAAACATTTCTTGTCAGGAATGGGGGTTTCGGGAGATGACTTGTTATAGGTGGAGTCGCCTTGCCATGTCGCAGACGTGCCGGTGAATCGCCCAAACCGTCGTCAAACCCGAACCCAAAACCCATGAAACCTCGAATCCTTGCCCTCGCGGCAACCGGGGCGCTGGCGCCCGTCGCGCCCGCGCAAACCATCCTCTTCGCGGACAATTTCAACGTCGCGAATACCACCAACTTCGACGCCGCACCGCTGACCGGCCGCCGGTCGGGACTCGGCGCGGCCGACATCCGGCTCCGTTCCTGGGGCTTCCAACAGGATATCAACAACCAGCAGCTCTATCTGCCGGCCGGTGGCAATAACGGAGTGCGTTTCGAGGCCGAGCCGGGCCCGTTTGGCGGCGGCAACCGCTATGACTGGGGCGCAGGAGCGATCGGCGCTCTGATTCTCGACAACTCGAACTTCGTCGTCAGCTTCGATTGGACACCGCCGAACAACACGACGAGCGATTGGGTCTCGTTCCAGGTCGGGACGGTGAACGCGGACAGCGCAAACTTGACCAATGATGACTTCGGGATCCTGTTCCGGGGGAATGGCGCTACGCAGTACTTTCCGGGAGGGAATGTGGGAGGCACGTTGACCCCGGCCCCTGCCGGCGGAGTGACCCGGCATGTGGAAATCACCTACATCACCGACTCCTTCGCGACTGGCCAGAGTGTCCGGGCCATCATGGAAGTGGATGGGCAGGTGCTGGTCGACGACACGCGTCTGTGGGAAGACGGCCCGTCCGGTTCGATGTACATGGAACTGGGCACTAACTTCGGTGGCCACTTTGTCGACAACCTCACCGTCTGGCGTCGGGATCCGGTTTCCATCGATGACACCGCCTTCGATTCGGGAGATCCGATCGGCACGCCCGTCGGCACACTGACCGGTGCGATCGGCGGACTGGAGGGGCCGACGACGTTCGCTTTGGTCGCGGGTGCCGGCGACACCGACAACGGCCTGTTCCAGATTTCCGGCAACGAGCTCCAGGTGAATTCCGATTTCACCGGCGCCAACTCGGTCGACGGCCAGCAGTTCTTTGTCCGTGTGCAGGGCACCGACAACGGCTCGCTCGATACCGCCGAGGTCGAACTGGTGCTCACGGTGACGAAGGATGACGACCTCGACGGCATCCCGGATCCATTCGAACTGGCCGAGCGCGGCAACATCACCGACCTGAACGGTCTCGGTGCGGGGCCCGGACCGGGCGCGACCTCCGGGGACTTCGACGGCGACGGATTGCTCGACATCG is part of the Haloferula helveola genome and encodes:
- a CDS encoding sulfatase-like hydrolase/transferase, producing MNPQPSRLTRLAAVAVALLASAFPPETAASPNILFFFLDDMRWDAAGFTGNDVITTPNMDTLAAQGTVFENAFVTTAICMVSRASVFSGQHMARHGISSFGTNLSAAQWQDSYPDRLDDAGYYMGFIGKHGLGNGFTGLYGTYDFDKGWNGQGNYFNQTIDGESANGRHISEFVGDLAIEFIGDTVDPAKNPTAAPFCLQISWKEPHVQDNSSGGDFLPDPVYDSLYSGDLIAHAKTDTQAQFDDLPSFFKASSAEGTRRWDHRFGTEQKHQDNIRKHHRLIHGVDVQIGRILAALDDPDDNGDPADSLVSNTIVILSSDHGFFLGERQQAGKWYIQEESIRVPMIVVDPRLSADQKGKRVSEMVLNIDIPATILDYAGVAPPAVMQGRSMKEIVDGSPPSDWRTAYFHEHPAVGGGVFLNEGVRTGSFCYTRYPNNGNVQQLYDVTLDPYQRTNLADDPRYASVVTELDALTSQLKTEAQ
- a CDS encoding Ig-like domain-containing protein, translating into MTARQLLLYLTFTGATASAVEMSAGGYHAVRVSDGSVVGLGDGTYGQLGTAPAGSPATVAGLSDITAVSAGGFSTLALKSDGTVWFLGESTLQHTTPHGTPDPVSTPIQIAGLGGIDEIAAGHRHYLALDADTGDLFAWGHNGSGQVGNGGRLDVTAPALVLTGVSTMAAGDGFTLAVRFDHTLWAWGRNRHGQLGLGDTADRTSPTQVAGITTAEAVAAGGQHALVLLSGGSVSAAGDNSFGQLGLGHTDPVSGFTPVPGLSGVSEVAAGYHHSAVRAATQVSVWGRNFEGQCGGGNVSAVKFSSPQALAGITGTPVGIRCGYHFSLVELADGSVIGTGSNGDGQLDGVSVADQDDSRKILTLQTVPLSPDTTTPELDSLSPPTGSTSIAVASDLVATFNEPVMKGSGDLVIKEATGNQVVASIDVSSAAVSISGAVVTIDPPSPLANGTSYYVEVPEGAIEDLAGNAFAGTGGSLAWHFSTAVDTGASASLLSHYTFDTESAGTTPDTIGSAFATLGNRVQINSNPGLPMAGSGALEILGSGVTTGPGDGAVTSNSFAWAGDARTVTFWWRARTPNVDEGDGTFVSFGDNSANGTRFDIKEQGASNTQLRVEVQGLGQNTNPTIDDGDWHFVAVTVPDDATFGDIAWYVDGDPTDLNPSTSTLDIATGTGPIAFGDSILTVGSNTRVPNGYIDDFQLYDVVLDSTQISFLHDNPGMVIGGPVENFLSYITDPAFALDVGEQDFTDDPDRDRLANGLEAWFGTNPGDFSSGLANLTTDGTVTIFTHPLNPTRPADVTGFYEWSPNLTDWFPGDGVAGPPGGPTLTFSVATIGDTSTVTATTSEPVGRIFLRAGVRQLP
- a CDS encoding sigma-70 family RNA polymerase sigma factor, with translation MALSSEWSGNALPLVSPLPVSAPEREIVSARAERASRFSQHLLACRSSLRAYLMTIVKGREAVEDCLQETALVVWEKFDPNWNEEDFRRFSFRCARYKALNWIKKHESRGMVFMDPEVARRVCERVESLSIQERRSDGRVEAIEACIEGMPQRQRALLDARYASSGCEDLARFADETGTTMAALYKQLERLRTALRKCVQTRLGQHE
- a CDS encoding sialate O-acetylesterase; translation: MLQPIHLLHHLSVFLLVAFAIPGLACELCVDEPGGPPDDLQLFLLIGQSNMAGRAKIPDDAAGVIDRCFLLNEKNEWEPARNPLNRYSTTGKGAGMQKLGPGYGFVLKMLEEDPNLKIGLIVNARGGSKIESWVGEKPDLYWAARKRMKVAMKSGTLKGVLWHQGESNSERPDGYLDKLKTLVGNVRNDFGDTDLPFVAGQINNVPAINDQIAKLPEVCHATAFASSEGLKATDRWHFDTKSQLLLGERYAEQMLKLLAEQPAAAKPPEDVKFIDTHVHAMAVNEGGLDAVAKWMDERNVERCVVSPLNHKGSRAWTEEERSAMLANYAKYKGRIDRMCIIDPGEVGTVDEAVAILKREISDGAIAFGEHYGRDLMFDDPKNLLLYEACEKVGLPVMFHIDQNKNMVEPGMKRVDRVLEMFPDCKVIAHAYWWRQLGNGSCDRQLQEHPNLYADMSGHVVVNVLNRDRKYAREFLIRNQDKILWATDEGWWSFGSRDKQMNQHYTFFEELDLPEAVRYKIYRGNAEKLFGWEKE